The proteins below are encoded in one region of Streptomyces ficellus:
- a CDS encoding MarR family winged helix-turn-helix transcriptional regulator — protein sequence MDTATNGGAEQPRWLSDDEQRVWRAYRQATTLLEDHLDRQLQRDAGMPHIYYGLLVQLSQAPRRRMRMTELAKDAKITRSRLSHAVARLEKSGWVRREDCPSDKRGQNACLTDEGYEVLRRSAPGHVTAVRQALFDRLSPEQVAQLGEIMRLMAEGLQPAGPDADLPWLR from the coding sequence ATGGATACGGCAACCAACGGCGGAGCCGAGCAGCCGCGGTGGCTCAGTGACGACGAACAGCGGGTGTGGCGGGCGTACCGGCAGGCCACCACCCTGCTGGAGGACCATCTCGACCGGCAGCTCCAGCGCGACGCCGGGATGCCGCACATCTACTACGGCCTGCTCGTCCAGCTCTCCCAGGCGCCGCGCCGCCGCATGCGGATGACCGAGCTCGCCAAGGACGCCAAGATCACCCGCTCCCGGCTGTCGCACGCCGTGGCCCGCCTGGAGAAGAGCGGCTGGGTGCGGCGCGAGGACTGCCCCTCCGACAAGCGCGGCCAGAACGCCTGCCTGACGGACGAGGGGTACGAGGTGCTGAGGCGGAGCGCGCCCGGCCACGTCACCGCCGTGCGCCAGGCGCTGTTCGACCGGCTCAGCCCCGAACAGGTCGCCCAGCTCGGCGAGATCATGCGGCTCATGGCCGAGGGCCTCCAGCCCGCCGGCCCGGACGCCGACCTGCCCTGGCTGCGCTGA
- a CDS encoding dioxygenase: protein MTAFTEHPQPSGPAAGRMPALYLSHGAPPLADDPLWPAQLAAWSASLPRPAAILMVSAHWEEAPLALGATRTAPLVYDFWGFPEHYYRVRYPAPGAPALAEAVRGLLRAPGTPVQDLPDRGLDHGAYVPLVEMYPDAGVPVLQMSLPTLDPVRLMDVGRRLAPLRDEGVLIVGSGFFTHNLAALRHGGVPGWSAEFDDWGRRALEGGDVDALLDFAHASPAGALAHPRTEHFAPLFVTLGAADAAGDLDGGRSVIDGFWMGLAKRSVQFGGVQGARATSGR from the coding sequence ATGACCGCCTTCACCGAACACCCCCAGCCCTCCGGACCCGCCGCCGGGCGGATGCCCGCCCTGTACCTCTCCCACGGCGCGCCGCCGCTCGCGGACGACCCGCTCTGGCCCGCGCAGCTCGCCGCCTGGTCCGCCTCGCTGCCGCGGCCGGCCGCGATCCTGATGGTCTCCGCCCACTGGGAGGAGGCCCCACTGGCGCTCGGTGCCACCCGGACCGCCCCGCTCGTGTACGACTTCTGGGGCTTCCCCGAGCACTACTACCGCGTCCGCTACCCGGCGCCCGGCGCACCCGCGCTCGCCGAAGCGGTCCGGGGGCTCCTGCGCGCACCCGGCACCCCGGTGCAGGACCTGCCCGACCGGGGCCTGGACCACGGGGCGTACGTCCCGCTCGTCGAGATGTACCCGGATGCCGGCGTCCCCGTCCTCCAGATGTCCCTGCCCACCCTCGACCCGGTCCGGCTCATGGACGTCGGGCGCAGGCTGGCGCCGCTGCGCGACGAGGGCGTACTGATCGTCGGCAGCGGGTTCTTCACCCACAACCTGGCCGCGCTCCGGCACGGCGGCGTCCCCGGCTGGTCGGCGGAGTTCGACGACTGGGGGCGGCGGGCGCTGGAGGGCGGGGACGTGGACGCGCTGCTCGACTTCGCGCACGCCTCACCCGCCGGGGCGCTCGCCCACCCCCGTACCGAACACTTCGCCCCCCTGTTCGTCACCCTGGGCGCCGCCGACGCGGCCGGCGACCTCGACGGCGGGCGCAGCGTCATCGACGGGTTCTGGATGGGGCTCGCGAAGCGGTCCGTGCAGTTCGGCGGTGTCCAGGGGGCGCGGGCAACCAGCGGGCGGTGA